From Microbacterium invictum, the proteins below share one genomic window:
- a CDS encoding SDR family oxidoreductase, translated as MTQIHLLTGAGSGIGHAVAQRLSARGDRLILVARDTARAAELTAGFPGSIPVVADLGNPDAIVDAVAAAGLPDAIDSVIHAAGIVDLGTVADLPLEAWTSQLTVNLVAPAELTRVVLPRVRAARGQVLFVNSGAGLNAHPEWAAYGASKHGLKALADALRGEEAPHGVRVTTVYPGRTATPMQAKVHEQEGRDYDPSAYIDAESVATGILTALDLPRDAVISDLTVRPGPR; from the coding sequence ATGACCCAGATCCACTTGCTCACCGGCGCCGGCTCAGGCATCGGCCACGCGGTCGCGCAGCGCCTGTCCGCCCGCGGCGACCGGCTCATCCTGGTCGCCCGCGACACCGCCCGCGCCGCCGAGCTCACCGCAGGATTCCCCGGATCGATCCCGGTGGTCGCCGACCTGGGAAACCCTGATGCGATAGTGGATGCCGTGGCCGCGGCCGGCCTGCCCGATGCGATCGACTCGGTGATCCACGCCGCCGGGATCGTCGACCTCGGCACCGTCGCCGACCTTCCGCTCGAGGCCTGGACGAGCCAGCTCACCGTCAACCTCGTCGCCCCCGCCGAGCTGACCCGCGTCGTGCTGCCGCGCGTCCGCGCGGCACGCGGCCAGGTGCTGTTCGTCAACTCCGGCGCAGGCCTCAACGCCCACCCCGAGTGGGCGGCGTACGGCGCGTCCAAGCACGGGCTCAAGGCGCTCGCCGATGCGCTGCGCGGCGAGGAGGCGCCGCACGGCGTGCGGGTCACGACCGTCTACCCGGGCCGCACGGCGACGCCGATGCAGGCGAAGGTGCACGAGCAGGAGGGACGCGACTACGACCCGTCGGCGTACATCGACGCGGAGTCGGTCGCCACCGGCATCCTGACCGCGCTCGACCTGCCCCGCGATGCGGTCATCAGCGATCTGACGGTGCGCCCGGGTCCGCGCTGA
- a CDS encoding GIY-YIG nuclease family protein: MTTIGALPAPCRLCGCTDGVRRSDGWRCAVCEWRVGDVPDPELPLPRVDVVYYLRYAARVKIGTSTNPRQRLGAIWHDELLAFEPGGRALEHERHQQFADLREGGEWFRAAPELLAHAATLANGVDPWHTYARWFSAALSR; this comes from the coding sequence GTGACGACGATCGGAGCACTGCCGGCGCCGTGCCGGCTGTGCGGGTGCACCGACGGCGTGCGGCGGTCAGACGGCTGGCGCTGCGCGGTGTGCGAGTGGCGCGTGGGCGACGTCCCCGATCCCGAGCTGCCCCTGCCGCGCGTGGACGTCGTGTACTACCTGCGCTACGCAGCGCGCGTGAAGATCGGCACCTCGACGAACCCCCGGCAGCGCCTGGGCGCGATCTGGCACGACGAGCTGCTCGCCTTCGAGCCGGGCGGGCGCGCCCTCGAGCACGAGCGCCATCAGCAGTTCGCCGACCTGCGTGAGGGTGGCGAATGGTTCCGCGCCGCGCCCGAGCTGCTCGCGCACGCGGCGACGCTGGCGAACGGCGTGGACCCGTGGCACACCTACGCGCGGTGGTTCAGCGCCGCATTGAGCCGATGA
- a CDS encoding YaeQ family protein — protein sequence MATGAQIHTFAIQLADVDRGVYDELMLRVARHPSETDAYMLTRVLAYCLEYEEGIGFSGGISSTDEPAVLVRDLTGRVTAWIEVGAPDATRLHYGSKLADRTVVYTHRDPLKVVAAWASKTIHRADDIAVYSFDPGFIDAAVPALERRNTATVSVTERTLYVDLNGTSLTSAVHETRIP from the coding sequence ATGGCCACCGGTGCGCAGATCCACACGTTCGCGATCCAGCTGGCGGACGTCGATCGCGGGGTCTACGACGAGCTCATGCTGCGGGTCGCCCGGCATCCATCCGAGACCGATGCGTACATGCTGACGCGGGTCCTCGCGTACTGCCTCGAGTACGAGGAGGGGATCGGCTTCAGCGGCGGGATCTCGTCGACCGACGAGCCGGCCGTGCTGGTGCGCGACCTGACCGGCCGCGTCACCGCATGGATCGAGGTGGGCGCACCCGATGCGACCCGGCTGCACTACGGCAGCAAGCTCGCCGACCGCACCGTCGTCTACACGCACCGAGACCCGCTCAAGGTGGTCGCGGCGTGGGCCAGCAAGACGATCCACCGCGCTGACGACATCGCGGTGTACAGCTTCGACCCCGGGTTCATCGACGCGGCCGTGCCCGCCCTGGAGCGTCGCAACACGGCCACGGTCTCGGTGACCGAGCGCACGCTGTACGTCGATCTGAACGGCACGTCGCTGACCTCTGCGGTGCACGAGACCCGCATCCCGTAG
- a CDS encoding nucleoside hydrolase, which translates to MSTGIPIIIDCDPGHDDVFALWLAAGHPALDLRAVTTVGGNVPLEHTSRNARIALSVAGVEDVPVAAGAVGPLGRALQTAEWIHGENGLGGPELPEPTVPLDPRTATELMMDVLREAGEPVTVIATGPLTNVAILLRDHAEAWPLIREIVWMGGSTERGNVTPYAEFNAWVDPDALAVVLETGIHFTMIGLNVTHAALVTPAVREQLAAAGTATAAFGDELLDFFCRTNGEVFGLPDGPLHDPVAVAAVAEPTVVRRVRTRLDVELTGVETVGATSVDLDGVLDREPNAWVATDLDVDRFWESVGEALARLR; encoded by the coding sequence ATGAGCACCGGCATCCCGATCATCATCGACTGCGACCCGGGGCACGACGACGTCTTCGCGCTGTGGCTCGCCGCGGGCCACCCCGCACTCGACCTGCGGGCGGTGACCACGGTGGGCGGCAACGTGCCGCTGGAGCACACGAGTCGCAATGCGCGCATCGCGCTGAGCGTCGCGGGCGTCGAGGATGTGCCGGTCGCGGCCGGTGCCGTCGGACCGCTCGGGCGCGCACTGCAGACGGCCGAGTGGATCCACGGCGAGAACGGCCTCGGCGGGCCGGAGCTGCCCGAGCCGACCGTGCCGCTCGACCCGCGCACCGCGACCGAGCTGATGATGGACGTGCTGCGCGAGGCCGGCGAACCGGTCACCGTCATCGCGACCGGTCCGCTGACCAATGTCGCGATCCTGCTGCGCGACCACGCAGAAGCCTGGCCGCTGATCCGCGAGATCGTGTGGATGGGCGGCTCGACCGAACGGGGCAACGTGACGCCCTACGCGGAGTTCAACGCGTGGGTCGACCCCGATGCTCTCGCGGTCGTGCTCGAGACCGGCATCCACTTCACGATGATCGGACTCAACGTGACGCACGCCGCCCTCGTCACGCCCGCCGTGCGCGAGCAGCTCGCTGCCGCCGGCACCGCGACGGCGGCATTCGGCGACGAGCTGCTCGACTTCTTCTGCCGGACAAACGGCGAGGTGTTCGGCCTGCCCGATGGCCCGTTGCACGATCCCGTGGCCGTCGCCGCAGTGGCCGAGCCCACTGTCGTGCGACGGGTGCGCACCCGGCTGGACGTCGAACTCACCGGCGTCGAGACCGTCGGTGCGACCAGCGTCGACCTCGACGGGGTGCTCGACCGTGAGCCGAACGCGTGGGTGGCGACGGACCTCGACGTCGACCGGTTCTGGGAGTCGGTCGGGGAGGCGCTCGCGCGGCTGAGGTAG
- a CDS encoding MDR family MFS transporter, with product MTATSPRPQSHETRRGIILLFIGLILAMLLASLSQTVLSAAMPTMVGELGGVDQMLWVMTAYILASTIMMPIYGKMSDLIGRKTPLIAAILLFIAGSVIGALAPDMGVLIAARVVQGLGGGGLIILSQAIIADVVPARERGKYMGIMGAVFAVSSVAGPLLGGWLTEQVDWRWTFWMNVPLGIVALIAAITLLHLPKGTSRPKIDVFGMMTLAGATASLILVASWGGNDYAWNSPVILGLIAATIVLSVLFVFAERRAAEPIIPPALFRDRNFNLATFGGLLVGVTMFGVIGYLPTHLQMTFGADATVAGLLMVPMMGAMLLSSLGTGWLVSRYGRYKWMPIAGAAALAIALVLLGTITPETPLWQFCCYIAVMGMGLGANMQILVLIVQNSFPGRMVGTATAANNFFRQIGASLGSAVIGSLFTVRLISILGERLPEGAAAQVGDIGSLTPHSLLDLPDELHSILVHGYNDALTPLFLWMAPLAIIGLILFCFIREVPLKTTIERDIAPDAISEGQLIIDHDDDSAERAGSEGTVAAGGKPAGRGARPRR from the coding sequence GAGAGCTCGGCGGCGTCGACCAGATGCTGTGGGTCATGACGGCCTACATCCTGGCCTCGACGATCATGATGCCGATCTACGGCAAGATGAGCGACCTCATCGGGCGCAAGACGCCGCTCATCGCGGCGATCCTGCTGTTCATCGCCGGGTCGGTCATCGGCGCCCTCGCCCCCGACATGGGCGTGCTGATCGCTGCCCGCGTCGTGCAAGGGCTCGGCGGCGGCGGCCTGATCATCCTGTCGCAGGCGATCATCGCCGATGTCGTCCCCGCCCGCGAGCGCGGCAAGTACATGGGCATCATGGGCGCGGTGTTCGCGGTGTCGTCGGTCGCCGGGCCCCTGTTGGGCGGATGGCTCACCGAGCAGGTCGACTGGCGCTGGACGTTCTGGATGAACGTTCCGCTGGGCATCGTCGCCCTCATCGCCGCGATCACTCTGCTGCACCTGCCGAAGGGCACCTCCCGGCCGAAGATCGACGTGTTCGGCATGATGACCCTCGCCGGTGCGACCGCGAGTCTCATCCTCGTGGCGTCGTGGGGCGGCAACGACTACGCCTGGAATTCGCCCGTCATCCTGGGCCTGATCGCCGCGACCATCGTGCTGTCGGTGCTGTTCGTGTTCGCCGAGCGCCGTGCCGCCGAGCCGATCATCCCGCCGGCGCTGTTCCGCGACCGCAACTTCAATCTCGCGACCTTCGGCGGTCTGCTCGTGGGCGTGACGATGTTCGGCGTCATCGGCTACCTCCCCACCCACCTGCAGATGACCTTCGGCGCCGACGCGACCGTCGCCGGACTGCTGATGGTGCCGATGATGGGGGCGATGCTCCTCTCGTCGCTCGGGACGGGCTGGCTCGTCAGCAGATACGGCCGGTACAAGTGGATGCCGATCGCCGGCGCCGCCGCCCTCGCGATCGCGCTGGTGCTGTTGGGGACCATCACCCCCGAGACGCCGCTGTGGCAGTTCTGCTGCTACATCGCCGTAATGGGCATGGGCCTCGGCGCCAACATGCAGATCCTCGTGCTCATCGTGCAGAACTCGTTCCCGGGCCGCATGGTGGGCACCGCCACCGCGGCGAACAACTTCTTCCGGCAGATCGGCGCGTCGCTGGGCAGCGCCGTCATCGGCAGCCTGTTCACCGTGCGGCTCATCAGCATCCTCGGCGAACGCCTGCCCGAGGGTGCGGCAGCACAGGTGGGCGATATCGGCTCGCTCACCCCGCACAGCCTGCTCGACCTGCCCGATGAGCTGCACTCCATCCTGGTCCACGGCTACAACGACGCGCTCACCCCGCTGTTCCTGTGGATGGCGCCGCTCGCGATCATCGGCCTCATCCTGTTCTGCTTCATCCGCGAGGTGCCGCTGAAGACCACCATCGAGCGCGATATCGCCCCCGATGCGATCAGCGAGGGACAGCTCATCATCGACCACGACGACGATTCGGCGGAGCGCGCGGGGAGCGAGGGCACCGTCGCGGCCGGCGGGAAGCCTGCCGGCCGGGGTGCGCGCCCGCGGCGATAG